The sequence TCGGCGGGGCCGGAGCGACCAGTCCGCTGGCGTGCCGGGTCCACGGCTCGTCCTGGTGCCGGGAGTAGACGGTGACCGGCCGCGCGCCGTCGGCGCCGGGCGCACCGACGGCGACCTGCACCTGTATCCCGCCATCGTCGGGTACGACCAGCGGGGCCTGGAGGACGAGTTCGGCCAACCGGTCGCAGCCGACCTGGGCACCGGCGTGGACGGCGAGTTCGACCAGGCCGGTGCCGGGCAGCACGACCGTCTCGCCGAGCGCGTGGTCGGCCAGCCACGGGTGGGTGCGCCGGGACAGGCGGCCAGTGGCGATAAGCCCGTCGGTGTCGGGGAGAGTGGTGACGGCTGACAGCAGCGGGTGTTCGGCGTCGAGCAGGCCGGCAGCGGTGACGTTGTCGGCTCCGGTGTCGTGCAGCCAGTAGTGCTGGTGTTGGAAGGCATACGTCGGCAAATCAACCTGCCGCCCACCCGGATGCACCACAGCCCAATCCAGATCAACACCAGCAGCCCACACCCGCCCCATCCCCGCCGCAAACGCCCGCACCTGATCACCACCACGCCGCTGCAACCCCACCACCACCGCCGCCTCCGGCACACACTCCGCCACCAACCCCGTCAACACACTGTCCGGACCAACCTCCACAAACCGCGTCACCCCACGCTCCACCAACGTCGCCACCGCATCCGCAAACCGCACCGTCCCCCGCACCTGCCCCTGCCAATACCCCACCGACCCCAACACCTCATCCGTCACCACCTCACCCGTAACCGTCGACACCACCGCCACACCCCCCACACGCCCCCGCACCCCACCCACAACCCGCCCAAAATCCGCCACCATCGGATCCATCAACCGCGAATGAAACGCATGCGACACCCGCAACCGCCGCGTCCACACCCCCAACGACCCCTCCAACCCCGCAATCTCCTCCTCCGTCCCCGACACCACCACCGACCGAGGACCATTCACCGCCGCCACATCCACACCACCAAGCTCCAACTCCCCCACCGACCCACCCACCGCCAACATCGCCCCACCCGGCAACCCCTCCATCAACCCACCCCGAGCCGCCACCACCCGACACGCATCCTCCAACGACCACACCCCAGACACATACGCCGCCACCAACTCACCAACCGAATGACCCACCACAAAATCCGGCACCAAACCCCACGACTCCGCCAACCGAAACAACGCCACCTCCACCGCAAACAACGCCGGCTGCGCCCACCCCGTCCGATCAAGAACACCACCACCATCAACAAACATCACCTCCCGCAAATCACCCCCCAACAACGGCCCAAACACCCCACACACCTCCGCCAACGCCCCCGCAAACACCGGAAACGCCCCCGCCAACTCCCGACCCATCCCCACCCACTGCGCACCCTGACCCGAAAACAAAACAGCAGTACGACCCGAACTCACCCGCCCCGACACACCACCACCAGCAGCCACCACCTCCAAACCAGCAGAAAGCTCCGACACCTCCCGACCCACCGCCACACCCCGAAACTCCAACCCCGCCCGACCCACACCCAACGACAACCCCACATCCACCGCACGCACACCAACCCCACCACAAAACCCCGCCACACGACCCGCCTGACCAGCAAGCCCCTCCAACGAACGCCCCGACACAGGCCACAACACCACCGGCGGATCCACCACCTCCACCAACCCCACCGACTCCTCGTCACCAACCAACGGAGCCTGCTCCAACACCACATGAGCATTGGTCCCACTGATACCAAACGACGACACCCCAGCCCGACGCGGCCGATCCACCGCCGGCCACTCGACCGGATCGATAGCCAGGCGCACATCACCGGCGCTCCAGTCCACGTGCGGCGTGGGCTCATCCACATGCAACGTGCGCGGCACCATCCCGTGCTCCATCGCCATCACCATCTTGATCACACCAGCCACACCCGCCGCCGCCTGCGTGTGCCCAATATTCGACTTCACCGAACCCAACCACAACGGCCGATCCCGATCCCGCCCATACGTCGCCACAATCGCCTGCGCCTCAATCGGATCACCCAACGTCGTACCCGTACCATGCGCCTCCACCACATCAACCTCAGCCGCCGACACCCCCGCATTACCCAACGCCTGCCGAATCACCCGCTGCTGCGCCGGCCCATTCGGAGCCGTCAAACCATTCGACGCACCATCCTGATTCACCGCCGAACCCCGCACCACCCCATACACCCGATGACCATTCCGGCGAGCATCCGACAACCGCTCCAACACCAACACACCAACACCCTCAGACCAACCCGTCCCATCAGCACCCGCCGCAAACGGCTTACACCGACCATCGGGCGCCAACCCCCGCTGCCGCGAAAACTCCACAAACGTCTCCGGCGTCGCCATCACCGTCACCCCACCAGCCAACGCCAAATCACACTCCCCCGACCGCAACGCCTGACCCGCCAAATGCATCGCCACCAACGACGACGAACACGCCGTATCAACCGACACCGCCGGGCCCTCCAACCCAAACGTGTACGAGATACGACCAGAAACAACACTGCCAGCACTGTGCCCCGACACGTAGTCGTGATACATCACACCAGCAAACACACCGGTAGCCGAACCCCGCACCGAAGCAGGATCAATACCAGCCCGCTCGAACGCCTCCCACGACACCTCCAACAATTGACGCTGCTGCGGGTCCATCAACACGGCCTCACGAGGTGAAATACCGAAAAAGACCGGATCGAACTCGCCCGCACCCGGCAGGAAGCCCCCCTCGGCGGCATAGCTGGTGTCGGGACGGCTGCCCGACGGGTCATAGAGGCGGTCGAGATCCCAACCCCGATCGACAGGAAAACCATCGATGGCATCGACACCCTCAGCGACCAGCCGCCACAAGTCCTCCGGCGACGAAACACCACCGGGATACCGGCAGGCCATCCCCACGATCGCCACCGGCTCGTCGATACCGGCCGTGGTGGTGACGGTCTGCCGGATCTGCGGTACGTCGAGAGCACCGGTCAGGTCGCGGTGCAGGAGTTCGGTAAGGGCGAGCGGTGTCGGGTAGTCGAAGATCAGGGTGGCGGGCAGCCGCAGGCCGGCGGCCGTGGAGAGCGCGTTGCGCAGCTCGACCGCGGTGAGGGAGTCGAAGCCGAGGCTCTGGAAGGTCCGCTCCGCCTCGACCGCGTCCGGCCCGGAGAGGCCGAGCACGGCGGCGACGTGGGTGTTGACCAGGTGCCGGACGGCGTCGGTCCGCTCGTTCTCCGGTAGGGCGGCCAGCCAGTCGCTCTGCGGCCGGTCGGCGGTCGCGGCGGTGGCGACGGCGCGCCGGGTCGGGCCGGTCAGACCGCGCAGCACCGGCGGCAGGTGGTCGCCGAGGGTACGCAGGGCCGTCACGTCGAGCCGGGCCGGAATGAGCGTGGCCTGCTCGCCGGCGACGGCGGCGTCGAGCAGGGCGAGCCCCTCCTCGGTCGTCAGCGGCAGTACCCCGCCGCGCGCCATCCGCTCGCGGTCCACATCAGACAGTTTCTCGGTCATCGCCGAGCCCTGACCCCACAGCCCCCACGCCAACGACACACCAGGCAAACCCGCCCGACGACGCGTCACGGCCAACGCGTCCAGGAAAGCGTTAGCCGCCGCGTAGTTACCCTGCCCCGGCGCGCCCAACACGCCAGACATCGAGGAGAACAACACGAACGCCGACAACTCCCGGTCCCGGGTCAACTCGTCCAACAACCACGCCGCGTCCACCTTCGGACGCAACACCCCCGACACCCGAGCCGCCGACAACGACGACACCACACCGTCATCCAGCACACCCGCCGTGTGCACCACCGCCGACAGATCCGACGCACCCGCCAGAACAGCAGCCAGCTGCACACGGTCAGCCACGTCACAAGCGGCCAGCTCGACCCGCGCGCCAGCCGCCGACAGCTCCGCCACCAGATCCGCCGCACCCGAGGCAGCCATACCGCTACGCGACAACAACAGCAAACGCCGCACCCCATGCGCCGCCACCAAATGCCGAGCCACCACCGACCCCAACGCACCCGTCGCACCGGTAACCAACACCACACCCGTACCGAAAAGCGAAGCATCCACGCTAGACGACGCAACAGCCTGACGGACAAGCCGAGGAACCGAAACCACCCCACCACGGACCCGTACCTGCGGTTCACCCGCGGCCAACGCGAGCGAGAGCACGTCAGAAAGCTGATCAGTGTCAGCGTCAACAAGAAGGAAGCGGTCCGGATTCTCCGCCTGCGCCGAACGCAGCAGACCCCACACCGCCGCACCCGCCAGATCGGTCACATCATCACCGACCGCACCCCGGGTGAGCACCGCCAGCCGGTGGGTGTTCGGGCCGGCCAGCCACTCCTGCACCAGGCCGAGCACGCGATTCACCTCGTCGTGCACCGCTTGCGGTCCGGCGACGTCCGCGCCGAGTCCGGCGGTCAGCACCAGCAGTGCGGCGGCGGTCGCTCCGTCCCGGGCGAGCGGGTCGGCGCTGGGCACTGCCTGGGCGGTGCCGGTGGGGGCGAGTTCCGGCCGGGCGGCCGAGTGGTAGGCCCAGTCGGGGTCGGTCACCACCGTGGGCGTACCGATCTCCTGCCAGGCGAGGTCGAACAGCGCATCTGCGATGGCGCCGGCCCGGTGTGCCTGGACGGGCCGCAGGACCAGCGAGTCGACCGTGGCGACGGGTGCGCCGACCCCGTCGGCGACCGCCACCCGGACCCCGGAGCCGACCGGGGTGAGCCGGATCCGTACACCCGCCGCGCCGGTGGCGTGCAGGGTGATGCCCGACCAGGCGAACGGCAGCCCGCGGAAGGTGTCACCGTCGGCGAGGCCGAGGGCGTGCAGGCCGGCGTCGAGCACCGCGGGGTGCAGGCCGAAACCGTCGGCCTCCACGTCCTCGGGAAGGCTCACCTCGGCGTAGAACTCGTCGTCGCGTCGCCACACCCGGCGCAGCCCCTGGAAGACCGGGCCGTAGACCAGGCCACCGGTGGCGAGGTGGTGGTAAAGGTCGTCGGTGGTTACCGGTTCGGCGCCAGTGGGCGGCCATTCGGTAAGGACGGTTCCGGTGCTACGGCGGCCGGTGGTGAGCAGGCCGCTGGCGTGCCGGGTCCACCGGGCGTCGGTGTCGGCGCTGCGGGCGTACACCTGGATGGAGCGGGCCTGGCCGGCGTCGGCGGCGCCGACGACGACCTGGAGTTGGACGGCGCCGCGTTCGGGCAGCACCAGCGGGGTCTCAATGGTCAACTCATCGACGGTTTCGGCGCCGACCTGGGCACCGGCGTGCAGGGCGAGCTCGACGTAGCCGGTGCCGGGGAAGACCACCGCGCCGTCGACGACGTGGTCGGCGAGCCAGGGGTGCCGGTCGAGGGAGAGCCGGCCGGTGAGGACAGCGCTGTCGGCGTTGGCGAGGGTGACCGCCGCGCCGAGCAGCGGGTGGTCGGCGGAGTCCAGGCCCATCGCGGTGGCATCGCCCGGGTCGGCCGGAGCGTCGATCCAGTAGTGCTGGTGTTGGAAGGCATACGTCGGCAAATCAACCTGCCGCCCACCCGGATGCACCGCAGCCCAATCCAGATCAACACCAGCAGCCCACACCCGCCCCATCCCCGCCGCAAACGCCCGCACCTGATCACCACCACGCCGCTGCAACCCCACCACCACCGCCGCCTCCGGCACACACTCCGCCACCAACCCCGTCAACACACTGTCCGGACCAACCTCCACAAACCGCGTCACCCCACGCTCCACCAACGTCGCCACCGCATCCGCAAACCGCACCGTCCCCCGCACCTGCCCCTGCCAATACCCCACCGACCCCAACACCTCATCCGTCACCACCTCACCCGTAACCGTCGACACCACCGCCACACCCCCCACACGCCCCCGCACCCCACCCACAACCCGCCCAAAATCCGCCACCATCGGATCCATCAACCGCGAATGAAACGCATGCGACACCCGCAACCGCCGCGTCCACACCCCCAACGACCCCTCCAACCCCGCAATCTCCTCCTCCGTCCCCGACACCACCACCGACCGAGGACCATTCACCGCCGCCACATCCACACCACCAAGCTCCAACTCCCCCACCGACCCACCCACCGCCAACATCGCCCCACCCGGCAACCCCTCCATCAACCCACCCCGAGCCGCCACCACCCGACACGCATCCTCCAACGACCACACCCCAGACACATACGCCGCCACCAACTCACCAACCGAATGACCCACCACAAAATCCGGCACCAAACCCCACGACTCCGCCAACCGAAACAACGCCACCTCCACCGCAAACAACGCCGGCTGCGCCCACCCCGTCCGATCAAGAACACCACCACCATCAACAAACATCACCTCCCGCAAATCACCCCCCA comes from Salinispora tropica CNB-440 and encodes:
- a CDS encoding type I polyketide synthase translates to MANEEKLLDYLKRVTADLHRTRERLREVESQEQDPIAIIGMACRYPGGVSSPEDLWRLVADGVDAIGDFPTDRGWDTAALYDADPDAAGSSYVRQGGFVHDAAKFDAEFFGISPREALAMDPQQRLVLESSWEACERAGINPDSLRGGPVGVFVGCGGQDYWDRLTVLPEPVEAYMSTGSAGAVISGRVAYSLGLEGPAVTVNTACSSSLVALHLAAHALRQRECGLALAGGVTVMSTPGAFVAFSRQRGLASDGRCKPFSDDADGTGWGEGVGMLLLERLSDAQRNGHPVLAVIRGSAINQDGASNGLTAPNGVAQQRVIRQALANAGLASTDVDLIEAHGTGTTLGDPIEAEALIATYGHDRPADRPLWLGSVKSNIGHAQAAAAVSGVIKMVMALRNGVLPKSLHVSEPSSHVDWSAGAVHLLTEARQWPDHGQPRRGGVSSFGVSGTNGHVILEQAPLVGDEESVGLVEVVDPPVVLWPVSGRSLEGLAGQAGRVAGFCGGVGVRAVDVGLSLGVGRAGLEFRGVAVGREVSELSAGLEVVAAGGGVSGRVSSGRTAVLFSGQGAQWVGMGRELAGAFPVFAGALAEVCGVFGPLLGGDLREVMFVDGGGVLDRTGWAQPALFAVEVALFRLAESWGLVPDFVVGHSVGELVAAYVSGVWSLEDACRVVAARGGLMEGLPGGAMLAVGGSVGELELGGVDVAAVNGPRSVVVSGTEEEIAGLEGSLGVWTRRLRVSHAFHSRLMDPMVADFGRVVGGVRGRVGGVAVVSTVTGEVVTDEVLGSVGYWQGQVRGTVRFADAVATLVERGVTRFVEVGPDSVLTGLVAECVPEAAVVVGLQRRGGDQVRAFAAGMGRVWAAGVDLDWAAVHPGGRQVDLPTYAFQHQHYWIDAPADPGDATAMGLDSADHPLLGAAVTLANADSAVLTGRLSLDRHPWLADHVVDGAVVFPGTGYVELALHAGAQVGAETVDELTIETPLVLPERGAVQLQVVVGAADAGQARSIQVYARSADTDARWTRHASGLLTTGRRSTGTVLTEWPPTGAEPVTTDDLYHHLATGGLVYGPVFQGLRRVWRRDDEFYAEVSLPEDVEADGFGLHPAVLDAGLHALGLADGDTFRGLPFAWSGITLHATGAAGVRIRLTPVGSGVRVAVADGVGAPVATVDSLVLRPVQAHRAGAIADALFDLAWQEIGTPTVVTDPDWAYHSAARPELAPTGTAQAVPSADPLARDGATAAALLVLTAGLGADVAGPQAVHDEVNRVLGLVQEWLAGPNTHRLAVLTRGAVGDDVTDLAGAAVWGLLRSAQAENPDRFLLVDADTDQLSDVLSLALAAGEPQVRVRGGVVSVPRLVRQAVASSSVDASLFGTGVVLVTGATGALGSVVARHLVAAHGVRRLLLLSRSGMAASGAADLVAELSAAGARVELAACDVADRVQLAAVLAGASDLSAVVHTAGVLDDGVVSSLSAARVSGVLRPKVDAAWLLDELTRDRELSAFVLFSSMSGVLGAPGQGNYAAANAFLDALAVTRRRAGLPGVSLAWGLWGQGSAMTEKLSDVDRERMARGGVLPLTTEEGLALLDAAVAGEQATLIPARLDVTALRTLGDHLPPVLRGLTGPTRRAVATAATADRPQSDWLAALPENERTDAVRHLVNTHVAAVLGLSGPDAVEAERTFQSLGFDSLTAVELRNALSTAAGLRLPATLIFDYPTPLALTELLHRDLTGALDVPQIRQTVTTTAGIDEPVAIVGMACRYPGGVSSPEDLWRLVAEGVDAIDGFPVDRGWDLDRLYDPSGSRPDTSYAAEGGFLPGAGEFDPVFFGISPREAVLMDPQQRQLLEVSWEAFERAGIDPASVRGSATGVFAGVMYHDYVSGHSAGSVVSGRISYTFGLEGPAVSVDTACSSSLVAMHLAGQALRSGECDLALAGGVTVMATPETFVEFSRQRGLAPDGRCKPFAAGADGTGWSEGVGVLVLERLSDARRNGHRVYGVVRGSAVNQDGASNGLTAPNGPAQQRVIRQALGNAGVSAAEVDVVEAHGTGTTLGDPIEAQAIVATYGRDRDRPLWLGSVKSNIGHTQAAAGVAGVIKMVMAMEHGMVPRTLHVDEPTPHVDWSAGDVRLAIDPVEWPAVDRPRRAGVSSFGISGTNAHVVLEQAPLVGDEESVGLVEVVDPPVVLWPVSGRSLEGLAGQAGRVAGFCGGVGVRAVDVGLSLGVGRAGLEFRGVAVGREVSELSAGLEVVAAGGGVSGRVSSGRTAVLFSGQGAQWVGMGRELAGAFPVFAGALAEVCGVFGPLLGGDLREVMFVDGGGVLDRTGWAQPALFAVEVALFRLAESWGLVPDFVVGHSVGELVAAYVSGVWSLEDACRVVAARGGLMEGLPGGAMLAVGGSVGELELGGVDVAAVNGPRSVVVSGTEEEIAGLEGSLGVWTRRLRVSHAFHSRLMDPMVADFGRVVGGVRGRVGGVAVVSTVTGEVVTDEVLGSVGYWQGQVRGTVRFADAVATLVERGVTRFVEVGPDSVLTGLVAECVPEAAVVVGLQRRGGDQVRAFAAGMGRVWAAGVDLDWAVVHPGGRQVDLPTYAFQHQHYWLHDTGADNVTAAGLLDAEHPLLSAVTTLPDTDGLIATGRLSRRTHPWLADHALGETVVLPGTGLVELAVHAGAQVGCDRLAELVLQAPLVVPDDGGIQVQVAVGAPGADGARPVTVYSRHQDEPWTRHASGLVAPAPPTPTADPPAPWPPAAATPVDLDGLYERMADVGLVYGPVFQGLRAAWRHGDEVYAEVALPADTTDADRFHLHPGLFDAALHAIGLSRGEGTSAVPFSWTGVTVHATGAVALRVTVTPTGPEQVALTLADESGATVARVDSLVLREIDASQLVAARGARQEHLYRVDWTPVPLPTTRATGRWALIGADEFKVAAALDTVGLAAEAHPGLDALTAALDAGAAAPDVLVASVQPDCHDLAAGARQTTGHLLALLQTWLVDERLASSRLMILTHGAQGTTVTEPAAAAAWGLARSAQSENPGRIVLVDLDDHDESALALPAVLAGGEPQLVLREGVAHAARLVTAGDPDGTSGSTLTADGTVLLTGAGGTLGRFVARHLVETHGVRHLLLASRRGPDADGMAALRADLTARGAEVTVAACDLADRDAVAALLAGVSADHPLTGVVHAAGLLDDGTIPSLTRERLDAVLRPKVDAATHLHELTRDADLTAFVLFSSAAGVLGGPGQGNYAAANAFLDALANARRAAGLPAQSLAWGPWAGGGMADNLGGTDRARMSRGGVLSMSSEEGLDLLDAALSRTDAVLVPVKADLRAPAAGEVPPILRALVSPARRSASGPTRPDPAALRRTLAGLDADGQGALLRDLVRTRAATVLGHTRPDDVDPALRFVELGFDSLTAMELRNALNEVTGLRLDTGVVFDHGSIAELAALLRTELAAPPAEEDTGPTDAADTMSALFRSAVKGGRVQQGLSLLHAVADIRPTFDGPPDLPEIPAPRRLARGDQGPAIVCLPSPMALGGDQQYARFTAEFGGTRDVWTLPVPGFGRDESLPASSDAAVRVFAEMVRPIAEQGPYVIVGYSSGGLFAHATAGELERQGHGPTGVVLLDTYLTTGSTTATFFTHMLDSLLDREATFGEFSSARLSAMGRYIRLLESCPIDSIGTPVLFVRPQESIVAGDDDGWRATWETPHTLREVPGNHFTMMEGQVGATASVVRDWISQ